The following are encoded together in the Flavihumibacter fluvii genome:
- the kdpF gene encoding K(+)-transporting ATPase subunit F: MMHILFALSIGVFIYLLYVLLKPEKF, translated from the coding sequence ATGATGCACATCCTTTTTGCGCTGTCTATCGGCGTATTTATTTACCTCCTGTATGTACTATTAAAACCCGAAAAATTTTAA
- the recO gene encoding DNA repair protein RecO, with the protein MNHTTKGIVLRTVKYGETSIIVAVFTEMFGVQSYIVNGVRSSSKKGGTRANLFQPGALLELVVYHNEQKNLQRIREYRWSVLYEHIFYDVFKGSVATYMIELLTKCLKQPEPNADLFYFMEDVLLHLDKASMAVVANFPLFYAVHLANFFGFRIADEHSEELPFLDLQEGLFVAHAPHHSMFLDATLSEVTAHLLKVMQPGELEEIKLHVSTRRSLLQLYETYYALHVPEFGHLRSLQVLQEVLG; encoded by the coding sequence ATGAATCATACCACCAAAGGTATTGTGCTAAGGACCGTCAAATATGGTGAGACCAGCATTATCGTTGCTGTTTTCACAGAGATGTTCGGTGTGCAGAGTTATATCGTGAATGGTGTGCGCAGTTCATCAAAGAAAGGTGGCACCAGAGCCAATCTTTTCCAGCCTGGTGCCTTGCTTGAACTGGTAGTTTATCACAATGAACAAAAGAACCTGCAGCGGATCAGGGAATACAGGTGGTCAGTTTTGTACGAGCATATATTTTATGATGTGTTCAAAGGGTCCGTGGCCACCTATATGATCGAATTGCTGACGAAATGCCTTAAACAGCCCGAACCCAATGCAGACCTGTTTTATTTTATGGAAGATGTTTTATTGCACCTGGATAAGGCGAGTATGGCTGTAGTAGCTAACTTCCCATTGTTTTATGCCGTGCACCTGGCTAATTTTTTTGGGTTCCGGATTGCAGATGAACATAGTGAGGAATTACCGTTTCTCGATTTGCAGGAAGGCTTGTTTGTTGCACACGCGCCACATCACTCGATGTTTTTGGATGCCACGCTCAGTGAAGTGACTGCTCACTTGCTAAAGGTAATGCAGCCAGGTGAACTGGAAGAAATTAAACTTCATGTTTCTACAAGAAGGTCTTTGCTACAGTTGTATGAAACCTATTATGCTTTGCATGTGCCTGAATTCGGTCACCTCAGGTCATTGCAAGTATTGCAGGAAGTATTGGGTTGA
- a CDS encoding sigma-54-dependent transcriptional regulator, with the protein MNTYTVLIIDDEEKLRHLLKRIISLEGFTVAEAINLKDARSVLQKNAIDIILCDVKLPDGNGVDFVTYVKVNHIGIPIILLTAFGNISDGVQAMKNGAFDYIIKGDDNEKVIPLLHRAGELVAIQKKITHLQSRLGKQYSFDAIIGKSVAIRKAIEMAVKVAATDANVLLLGETGTGKEVFAQSIHQASQRSGEEFVAINCSAFSSELLESELFGYKAGAFTGAVKDKKGLLEEADAGTLFLDEIGEMPLNLQVKLLRVLETKQFIKIGGTKPIKADIRIIAATNRHLQNEVKEGKFREDLYYRLNVFSIEIPALRDRISDIPILANHFLALFNEKMNKRINAIDDACWPLLNAHSWRGNIRELKNIIERAVILAAGPTIQPTDLPVELQIQQSNKPGAISAFDLASVEKLHIQRVLNYTGGNKTETARLLNIGLTTLYRKLEEYGIRAI; encoded by the coding sequence ATGAATACATACACGGTTTTGATCATTGACGATGAAGAAAAGCTCCGTCATTTGTTAAAACGGATCATTAGCCTGGAAGGGTTTACTGTGGCAGAAGCCATCAACCTGAAGGATGCCAGGTCTGTATTACAGAAAAACGCCATTGATATTATTTTGTGCGATGTAAAACTTCCCGATGGTAATGGGGTTGATTTTGTTACCTATGTAAAGGTAAATCATATAGGCATCCCTATCATCCTGCTAACGGCTTTTGGAAATATCTCAGATGGCGTACAAGCCATGAAAAATGGGGCCTTTGATTACATCATAAAAGGGGATGACAATGAAAAGGTCATTCCTTTGCTGCATCGCGCTGGTGAATTGGTGGCCATTCAAAAAAAAATAACGCATTTACAGAGCCGGCTCGGTAAGCAATATTCCTTTGATGCTATTATTGGTAAATCTGTTGCAATCCGCAAGGCTATTGAAATGGCCGTTAAAGTTGCAGCTACTGATGCAAATGTTCTTTTGCTGGGCGAAACTGGAACAGGAAAAGAAGTTTTTGCGCAATCCATTCACCAGGCCAGCCAAAGATCCGGCGAAGAGTTCGTGGCAATTAACTGTAGTGCATTTAGCAGCGAACTACTTGAAAGTGAATTATTCGGATATAAAGCGGGTGCATTTACCGGTGCTGTCAAGGATAAAAAGGGGCTGTTGGAAGAAGCAGACGCAGGAACTCTTTTCCTGGATGAAATCGGTGAAATGCCTTTAAACCTGCAGGTTAAATTGTTGCGTGTCCTGGAAACCAAACAGTTCATTAAAATTGGTGGAACTAAACCGATCAAAGCCGATATCCGGATAATTGCTGCAACCAACCGGCATTTGCAGAATGAAGTTAAAGAAGGTAAATTCAGGGAAGACCTGTATTACAGGTTGAATGTTTTTTCTATTGAGATCCCGGCTTTGAGGGATAGGATATCAGATATTCCTATTCTGGCGAATCATTTCCTGGCCCTGTTCAACGAAAAGATGAACAAAAGAATCAATGCAATAGATGATGCTTGCTGGCCTTTGCTTAATGCCCATAGCTGGAGGGGAAATATCCGGGAATTGAAAAATATAATTGAAAGGGCCGTGATACTGGCAGCCGGACCGACCATTCAACCGACTGATCTGCCTGTTGAATTGCAAATACAGCAATCCAATAAGCCAGGTGCTATCTCTGCTTTTGACCTGGCCAGCGTAGAAAAACTACATATCCAAAGGGTGTTGAATTATACCGGCGGAAATAAAACAGAAACGGCCCGCCTTCTCAATATAGGACTCACTACATTATACAGGAAGCTTGAGGAATATGGTATCCGGGCCATCTGA
- the kdpA gene encoding potassium-transporting ATPase subunit KdpA yields the protein MNTELFGVVGSFLLTVLLAIPLGKYIARVFSGENTITDFMQPMERLVYRFSGIDPKKGMNWKEFLKAMLTVNFVWLVYAFFLLLFQAHLPLNPDSNPNQTSDLAFNTAISFLVNCNLQHYSGESGLTYLTQLFVVTFLQFVSAATGISCLIALLVGIREKTTNNLGNFWTYFVQSITRILVPLSIVMAIILTLNGTPASFDGKDSIVTLQGDSVQVSRGPAAGMIAIKHLGTNGGGWFGANSAHPLENPNYFTNMVEIVAQVLIPMALIFAMGIFIKRKKFAYVIFGVMTIGMLVLLVPTIISEINGNPQIAKMGITQATGAMEGKEVRFGPTASGYWSIVTTIISTGSVNSMHDSSMPLSGLMQLLGMMINAFYGGCGVGILNYFIYIIIAVFISGLMVGRTPEFMGHKVEAREVKIAAIITLLSAFLTKGGTALAAYFVAHHANVGLAVQPANWLNNPSYHGFSEMLYEFTSANANNGSGFEGLGDNNIFWNVSTGIILILARFIPIIGPMAIIGLLANKKHIPDSAGTLKTDSLTFGLMTFAVILIINALSYFPALALGPIAEFLSQ from the coding sequence ATGAATACAGAATTATTCGGTGTTGTAGGGAGCTTCCTGCTGACCGTTCTTCTGGCTATCCCATTGGGAAAATATATTGCCAGGGTATTTTCGGGGGAGAATACCATCACCGATTTTATGCAGCCTATGGAAAGATTGGTTTACCGTTTTTCTGGTATAGATCCGAAGAAAGGCATGAATTGGAAGGAGTTCCTGAAAGCCATGCTCACTGTAAATTTTGTATGGTTAGTATATGCGTTCTTTTTATTGCTTTTCCAGGCCCACTTACCATTAAATCCGGATAGCAATCCCAATCAAACGTCCGACCTGGCATTTAATACGGCAATTAGTTTTTTAGTAAACTGTAATTTGCAACACTATTCCGGTGAATCAGGATTAACCTACCTGACCCAACTCTTTGTAGTTACTTTTTTACAGTTTGTAAGTGCAGCAACGGGTATTTCCTGTCTTATTGCATTGCTGGTTGGTATAAGGGAAAAGACCACCAATAACCTGGGTAATTTCTGGACATATTTTGTACAATCAATTACAAGAATTTTAGTGCCCTTATCCATTGTAATGGCAATTATACTTACACTAAACGGAACTCCTGCCAGTTTCGATGGTAAAGACAGTATCGTTACCCTGCAAGGCGATTCAGTTCAGGTATCCCGCGGACCGGCAGCAGGAATGATTGCCATAAAGCACCTGGGAACAAATGGTGGTGGCTGGTTTGGTGCTAATTCTGCCCACCCCCTTGAGAACCCCAATTATTTCACCAATATGGTTGAAATCGTAGCGCAGGTGTTGATTCCAATGGCATTGATTTTTGCCATGGGCATTTTCATAAAGAGAAAAAAGTTCGCTTATGTCATCTTTGGTGTAATGACCATAGGGATGCTGGTATTGCTGGTCCCAACCATTATTTCAGAAATCAATGGCAATCCACAGATTGCTAAAATGGGCATCACCCAGGCCACCGGTGCAATGGAAGGGAAGGAGGTAAGGTTCGGGCCAACTGCTTCCGGTTACTGGAGTATCGTTACTACGATTATCTCAACCGGTTCAGTCAATTCCATGCACGACAGTTCGATGCCGCTTTCGGGTTTGATGCAGTTACTCGGCATGATGATCAATGCCTTTTATGGCGGCTGTGGCGTTGGGATACTAAACTATTTTATTTACATCATCATTGCCGTATTTATTTCCGGGTTAATGGTGGGAAGGACCCCTGAATTCATGGGCCATAAAGTGGAAGCGCGGGAAGTAAAGATAGCCGCCATTATTACCCTGTTGTCTGCCTTCCTGACCAAAGGCGGTACTGCGTTAGCAGCATATTTTGTTGCCCATCATGCCAATGTCGGTTTGGCAGTGCAACCTGCCAACTGGCTGAATAACCCTTCTTACCACGGGTTCTCAGAAATGCTGTATGAATTCACTTCAGCCAATGCCAATAACGGAAGCGGTTTCGAAGGACTGGGCGACAATAATATTTTCTGGAATGTAAGCACAGGCATAATCCTCATACTGGCCAGGTTTATTCCGATCATTGGCCCCATGGCCATTATTGGTTTATTGGCCAATAAAAAGCACATTCCCGATTCTGCAGGAACATTGAAAACGGATTCGCTCACATTCGGACTAATGACTTTTGCTGTGATCCTGATCATTAACGCCTTGTCTTATTTCCCTGCGCTGGCCTTAGGGCCAATAGCTGAATTCCTGAGCCAATAA